A genomic region of Dickeya solani IPO 2222 contains the following coding sequences:
- the nifD gene encoding nitrogenase molybdenum-iron protein alpha chain, whose product MTNATSERNQAIIQEVLEIFPEKARKERKKHMMVTDPAMDGVGKCLVSNRKSQPGVMTVRGCAYAGSKGVVFGPIKDMAHISHGPIGCGQYSRAGRRNYYTGVSGVNSFGTLNFTSDFQEKDIVFGGDKKLTKLIEELEQLFPLTKGISIQSECPVGLIGDDIEAVANASRKAIGKPVVPVRCEGFRGVSQSLGHHIANDVIRDWVLDNREGKPFESTPYDVAIIGDYNIGGDAWASRILLEEMGLRVVAQWSGDGTLVEMENTPHVKLNLVHCYRSMNYISRHMEEKHGIPWMEYNFFGPTKIAESLRKIAAQFDDTIQKNAEAVIASYQAQTEAVIAKYRPRLEGRKVMLYLGGLRPRHIIGAYEDLGMEIIGTGYEFGHNDDYDRTLPDLKEGTLMFDDASSYELEAFVKALKPDLIGSGIKEKYIFQKMGVPFRQMHSWDYSGPYHGYDGFAIFARDMDMTLNNPGWSELTAPWLKSA is encoded by the coding sequence ATGACAAACGCAACCAGTGAACGTAATCAGGCGATCATCCAGGAAGTGCTGGAGATTTTCCCTGAAAAAGCGCGCAAAGAGCGCAAAAAACACATGATGGTGACTGACCCTGCGATGGACGGCGTGGGCAAATGCCTGGTGTCCAACCGTAAATCCCAGCCGGGGGTGATGACCGTTCGCGGCTGTGCCTACGCCGGCTCCAAAGGCGTGGTGTTCGGCCCGATCAAGGACATGGCCCACATTTCTCACGGGCCGATCGGCTGCGGGCAGTATTCCCGCGCCGGACGCCGCAACTATTACACCGGCGTCAGCGGTGTGAACAGTTTCGGCACCCTGAATTTCACCTCTGATTTTCAGGAAAAAGACATCGTGTTCGGCGGCGATAAAAAGCTCACCAAACTGATCGAGGAACTGGAGCAACTGTTCCCGCTGACCAAGGGCATTTCCATTCAGTCGGAGTGCCCGGTGGGGCTGATCGGCGACGACATCGAAGCCGTCGCCAACGCCAGCCGCAAAGCGATCGGCAAACCGGTGGTGCCGGTGCGCTGCGAAGGGTTCCGCGGCGTGTCGCAGTCGCTGGGGCACCACATCGCCAACGACGTGATCCGCGACTGGGTGCTGGATAACCGCGAGGGCAAACCGTTCGAATCCACACCCTATGACGTGGCGATCATCGGTGACTACAACATCGGCGGCGACGCCTGGGCCTCGCGCATTCTGCTGGAGGAGATGGGGCTGCGGGTAGTGGCGCAGTGGTCCGGCGACGGCACGCTGGTGGAGATGGAAAACACCCCCCACGTGAAGCTGAATCTGGTGCATTGCTACCGGTCGATGAACTACATCTCGCGCCACATGGAGGAAAAACACGGCATTCCGTGGATGGAGTACAACTTCTTCGGTCCGACCAAGATCGCCGAGTCGCTGCGCAAAATCGCCGCGCAGTTCGATGACACCATCCAGAAAAACGCCGAGGCGGTGATCGCCAGTTATCAGGCCCAGACCGAGGCGGTGATCGCCAAATACCGCCCGCGGCTGGAAGGGCGCAAGGTGATGCTGTACCTCGGCGGGCTGCGGCCGCGCCACATTATCGGCGCGTACGAAGATCTCGGCATGGAGATCATCGGCACCGGCTACGAATTTGGTCACAACGACGACTACGACCGCACGTTGCCGGATCTGAAGGAAGGCACGCTGATGTTTGACGATGCCAGCAGTTACGAGCTGGAAGCCTTCGTCAAGGCGCTGAAACCGGACCTGATCGGCTCCGGCATCAAGGAAAAGTACATCTTTCAGAAAATGGGGGTGCCGTTCCGTCAGATGCACTCCTGGGACTACTCCGGTCCGTACCACGGCTATGACGGCTTCGCCATCTTCGCCCGCGACATGGACATGACGCTCAATAACCCTGGCTGGAGCGAGTTAACCGCCCCGTGGCTGAAGTCCGCCTGA
- the nifH gene encoding nitrogenase iron protein — translation MAMRQCAIYGKGGIGKSTTTQNLVAALAEMGKKVMIVGCDPKADSTRLILHAKAQNTIMEMAAEVGSVEDLELEDVLQIGYGGVRCAESGGPEPGVGCAGRGVITAINFLEEEGAYEEDIDFVFYDVLGDVVCGGFAMPIRENKAQEIYIVCSGEMMAMYAANNISKGIVKYAKSGKVRLGGLICNSRQTDREDELIIALAEKLGTQMIHFVPRDNIVQRAEIRRMTVIEYDPKCNQADEYRTLAGKIVNNTKMVVPTPVTMDELEALLMEFGIMEEEDTSIIGKTAAEENAA, via the coding sequence ATGGCAATGCGTCAATGCGCCATCTACGGCAAGGGTGGTATCGGTAAATCCACCACCACCCAGAATCTGGTCGCCGCGCTGGCGGAGATGGGTAAAAAGGTGATGATCGTCGGCTGCGACCCGAAGGCGGACTCCACCCGTCTGATCCTGCACGCCAAGGCCCAGAACACCATTATGGAAATGGCGGCGGAAGTCGGCTCAGTGGAAGACCTCGAACTGGAGGACGTGTTGCAAATCGGCTATGGCGGCGTGCGCTGTGCTGAATCCGGCGGTCCGGAGCCGGGCGTGGGCTGCGCCGGTCGCGGCGTCATCACCGCCATTAATTTCCTCGAAGAGGAGGGCGCGTATGAAGAGGACATCGACTTCGTGTTCTACGACGTGCTGGGTGACGTGGTGTGCGGCGGCTTCGCGATGCCGATCCGTGAAAACAAGGCGCAGGAAATCTACATCGTCTGCTCCGGCGAGATGATGGCGATGTACGCCGCCAACAACATTTCCAAAGGCATCGTGAAGTACGCCAAGTCCGGCAAGGTACGCCTCGGTGGGTTGATCTGTAATTCCCGTCAGACCGATCGGGAAGATGAGTTGATCATCGCGCTGGCGGAAAAACTCGGCACCCAGATGATTCACTTCGTGCCGCGCGACAACATCGTGCAGCGCGCCGAAATTCGCCGCATGACGGTGATCGAATACGACCCCAAATGCAATCAGGCCGATGAGTACCGCACGCTGGCCGGCAAGATCGTCAACAACACCAAAATGGTGGTGCCGACGCCGGTGACGATGGACGAACTGGAAGCGCTATTGATGGAGTTCGGCATCATGGAAGAAGAAGACACCAGCATCATCGGCAAGACCGCCGCCGAAGAGAATGCCGCCTGA
- the nifJ gene encoding pyruvate:ferredoxin (flavodoxin) oxidoreductase: protein MARKMKTMDGNAAAAYISYAFTEVAAIYPITPSTPMAENVDEWAAQGKKNLFGQPVRMVEMQSEAGAAAAVHGSLQAGALTTTYTASQGLLLMIPNLYKIAGELLPAVFHVSARALATSSLNIFGDHQDVMAVRQTGCAMLAESSVQQVMDLSAVAHLAAIKGRVPFINFFDGFRTSHEIQKIELLEYDELATLLDREAVDSFRRRALHPDHPVARGTAQNPDIYFQERESVNRFYQTLPDLVEETMAHIGQLTGREYHLFNYYGVPDAERLIIAMGSVCETIAETVDYLNQRGEKVGLLTVHLYRPFSLTHFFAAIPPTVQRIAVLDRTKEPGAQAEPLYLDVKNAFYNHDARPLIVGGRYALGGKDIAPTHIAAVFTNLLRPMPQDGFTVGIVDDVTHSSLPLPVDDIDTAPEGTTACKFWGLGSDGTVGANKSAIKIIGDQTPMYAQAYFSYDSKKSGGITVSHLRFGTQPITSPYLIRNADFIACSQQSYVEKYDLLTGLKPGGTFLLNCTWSPAALEDALPAAMKRYLAHNQIRFYVVNAVDIAQQLGLGGRFNMIMQAAFFKLTGIIPAETAADYLKSAVTHTYGKKGQHVVAMNQAAIDQGMLAPVQVAIPAHWADLPEPTVSAAALPEFIRRILTPMNRQEGDSLPVSAFTGMEDGTFPLGTAAFEKRGIAISVPAWQPEGCTQCNQCAFICPHAAIRPALLTDEERALAPDTLLSKPATGAKTLHYHLAVSPLDCSGCGNCVDICPSRGKSLTMQPLTSQQPKIALWEQVLGLQPKPNPFNKTTVKGSQFETPLLEFSGACAGCGETPYARLVTQLFGDRMLIANATGCSSIWGASAPSIPYTANHRGHGPAWANSLFEDNAEFGLGMLLGGNAIREQLASDAAAALMRPLSPALTDALNLWLELKDRGDGTRERADRVIALLEHEKGDDPLLNRLYQNRDYLAKRSQWIFGGDGWAYDIGFGGLDHVLASGEDINVLVFDTEVYSNTGGQSSKSTPAAAMAKFAAEGKRTRKKDLGLMAMSYGYVYVAQVAMGADKAQTLRAIAEAEAHPGPSLVIAYAACINHGLKAGMGCSQRETQKAVESGYWNLYRFNPQLQAAGKNPFTLDSDEPEADFQDFLMGEVRYSALQRQYPELASQLFAKTEQDARARFEHYKRLAEG, encoded by the coding sequence ATGGCAAGAAAGATGAAAACAATGGATGGCAACGCGGCGGCAGCGTATATCTCGTACGCCTTTACCGAAGTGGCGGCCATCTATCCCATCACCCCTTCCACGCCGATGGCTGAAAACGTGGATGAATGGGCGGCGCAGGGCAAAAAAAATCTGTTCGGCCAGCCGGTCAGAATGGTGGAAATGCAGTCGGAAGCCGGCGCGGCGGCGGCGGTGCACGGTTCGCTACAGGCCGGCGCGCTTACCACCACCTATACCGCGTCGCAGGGATTGCTGCTGATGATCCCCAACCTCTACAAAATCGCCGGGGAGCTCTTGCCGGCGGTGTTCCACGTTAGCGCCCGCGCGCTGGCCACCAGTTCACTCAATATCTTCGGCGACCATCAGGACGTGATGGCGGTGCGGCAAACCGGCTGCGCCATGCTGGCGGAAAGCAGCGTGCAGCAGGTGATGGATCTGTCCGCGGTGGCGCATCTGGCGGCGATCAAAGGCCGGGTGCCGTTCATCAACTTCTTCGACGGCTTTCGTACCTCCCACGAGATCCAGAAGATCGAACTGCTGGAGTACGACGAACTGGCTACGCTGCTGGACCGGGAGGCGGTGGACAGTTTTCGCCGCCGCGCCCTGCATCCGGACCATCCGGTGGCGCGCGGCACCGCGCAAAATCCGGATATCTACTTTCAGGAGCGGGAATCGGTCAATCGTTTCTATCAGACGCTGCCGGACCTGGTGGAAGAGACCATGGCGCACATCGGCCAGCTCACCGGCCGCGAATACCATCTGTTCAACTATTACGGCGTGCCGGATGCCGAACGCCTGATTATCGCGATGGGCTCGGTATGCGAGACCATCGCGGAAACCGTCGATTACCTCAACCAGCGCGGGGAAAAGGTCGGGCTGCTGACCGTGCACCTGTACCGCCCGTTCTCGCTGACGCATTTTTTTGCCGCCATCCCACCGACGGTGCAGCGCATCGCGGTGCTGGACCGCACCAAGGAGCCGGGCGCGCAGGCTGAACCGCTGTATCTGGACGTCAAAAACGCCTTCTATAACCACGACGCCCGGCCGCTGATCGTCGGCGGGCGTTATGCGCTGGGCGGCAAAGACATCGCACCGACGCATATCGCCGCGGTGTTTACTAACCTGCTGCGCCCGATGCCGCAGGACGGCTTTACCGTCGGCATCGTGGACGACGTGACCCACAGCTCGCTGCCGCTGCCGGTCGACGACATCGACACCGCGCCTGAGGGCACCACCGCCTGCAAGTTCTGGGGGCTGGGCTCCGACGGCACGGTAGGCGCCAACAAAAGCGCCATCAAGATCATCGGCGACCAGACGCCGATGTACGCACAGGCCTATTTCTCCTACGACTCGAAAAAATCCGGCGGCATTACCGTCTCGCACCTGCGTTTCGGCACCCAGCCGATTACCTCGCCATACCTGATTCGCAACGCCGACTTTATCGCCTGCTCGCAGCAATCCTACGTGGAAAAATACGATCTGCTGACGGGGTTGAAACCCGGCGGCACCTTCCTGCTTAACTGCACCTGGAGCCCGGCGGCGTTGGAAGACGCACTACCGGCGGCGATGAAGCGCTATCTGGCGCACAACCAGATCCGCTTCTACGTGGTCAACGCGGTGGACATTGCACAACAGCTCGGGCTCGGCGGCCGCTTCAACATGATCATGCAGGCGGCGTTCTTCAAGCTGACCGGGATCATTCCCGCCGAGACCGCCGCCGACTACCTGAAAAGCGCCGTCACCCATACCTATGGCAAGAAAGGCCAGCACGTGGTGGCGATGAATCAGGCCGCCATCGATCAGGGCATGTTAGCGCCGGTTCAGGTAGCGATTCCGGCGCACTGGGCCGACCTGCCGGAACCGACGGTCTCCGCCGCCGCGCTGCCCGAGTTTATCCGGCGCATTCTGACGCCGATGAACCGGCAGGAAGGCGATAGCTTGCCGGTCAGCGCCTTTACCGGCATGGAAGACGGCACCTTTCCGCTCGGCACCGCGGCGTTTGAGAAACGCGGCATCGCCATCAGCGTGCCTGCCTGGCAGCCGGAAGGCTGCACCCAGTGCAACCAGTGCGCGTTTATCTGCCCGCACGCCGCCATCCGCCCGGCGCTGTTGACCGACGAGGAGCGCGCGCTGGCGCCCGACACCCTGCTCAGCAAACCGGCCACCGGCGCCAAAACCCTGCACTATCATCTGGCGGTGTCGCCGCTGGACTGCTCCGGCTGCGGCAACTGCGTGGATATCTGCCCGTCGCGCGGCAAATCGCTGACCATGCAGCCGCTGACGTCGCAGCAACCCAAAATCGCGCTGTGGGAACAGGTGCTCGGCCTGCAGCCCAAGCCGAACCCGTTCAATAAAACCACCGTCAAGGGCAGCCAGTTCGAGACGCCGCTGCTGGAGTTCTCCGGTGCCTGCGCCGGGTGCGGCGAAACCCCGTACGCCCGGCTGGTGACCCAGTTGTTTGGCGACCGCATGCTGATTGCCAACGCCACCGGCTGTTCCTCCATCTGGGGCGCCAGCGCGCCGTCCATCCCTTATACCGCCAACCACCGCGGACACGGCCCCGCCTGGGCCAACTCGCTGTTTGAGGACAACGCCGAATTCGGGCTGGGGATGCTGCTTGGCGGCAACGCCATCCGCGAACAGTTGGCCAGCGACGCCGCGGCGGCGTTGATGCGGCCGCTCAGCCCGGCGCTGACCGACGCGCTCAATCTGTGGCTGGAGCTGAAAGACCGCGGCGACGGCACCCGCGAGCGGGCCGATCGAGTCATCGCCCTGCTTGAGCATGAAAAAGGCGACGACCCGTTGCTCAACCGTCTCTACCAAAACCGGGATTACCTCGCCAAACGTTCGCAATGGATTTTCGGCGGCGACGGCTGGGCTTACGACATTGGCTTCGGCGGGCTGGACCATGTGCTGGCCTCCGGCGAGGACATTAACGTGCTGGTGTTCGACACCGAGGTCTATTCCAACACCGGCGGCCAGTCGTCCAAATCCACCCCGGCGGCGGCGATGGCGAAATTCGCCGCCGAAGGCAAGCGCACCCGCAAGAAAGACCTCGGCCTGATGGCGATGAGTTACGGTTACGTGTACGTGGCGCAGGTAGCGATGGGCGCGGACAAGGCGCAAACGCTACGGGCTATCGCCGAAGCGGAAGCCCACCCCGGCCCGTCGCTGGTCATCGCCTACGCCGCCTGCATCAACCACGGACTGAAAGCCGGCATGGGGTGCAGCCAGCGGGAAACCCAAAAGGCGGTGGAGTCGGGATACTGGAACCTGTACCGCTTCAACCCACAACTACAGGCGGCAGGCAAAAACCCGTTCACGCTGGACTCCGACGAGCCGGAAGCCGATTTCCAGGACTTCCTGATGGGCGAAGTTCGCTACAGCGCACTGCAACGCCAGTACCCGGAGCTGGCAAGCCAACTGTTCGCCAAAACCGAGCAGGACGCCAGGGCGCGTTTCGAGCACTATAAACGTCTGGCGGAAGGGTAA
- a CDS encoding 4'-phosphopantetheinyl transferase family protein, whose translation MFFQENRSGDWFETDFELYHCIFAREHYHDSLFHLYQIDKAGYLDRAVVKRRAEYLAGRFCAAQALKKWGIHVRHIGRGERGEPLWPEGMIGSISHCHNRAVALVGDATGKIGVGIDVEDEISHEVISNVLAQTLDEHEIALISADSARFQACFTLFFSLKESFFKAAYGNVGHYFGFEAISIFKIDFVNQSMDFVLKETLSPQLVKGKTARGYFRVLPERQYVTVVELTACSATFAE comes from the coding sequence ATGTTTTTTCAGGAAAATCGGTCCGGTGATTGGTTTGAGACCGACTTTGAACTTTATCATTGTATTTTTGCCAGAGAACACTATCACGATAGCTTGTTCCATTTATATCAGATAGATAAAGCCGGGTATTTGGACCGCGCCGTGGTCAAAAGGCGCGCTGAGTATTTAGCGGGTCGTTTCTGTGCCGCACAGGCATTAAAAAAATGGGGGATTCATGTGCGGCATATCGGTCGGGGCGAGCGTGGTGAGCCGCTCTGGCCAGAGGGGATGATCGGCTCGATCAGCCATTGTCATAACCGGGCAGTGGCATTGGTCGGCGATGCTACGGGGAAAATCGGTGTCGGCATTGATGTTGAAGATGAAATCAGCCATGAGGTAATTAGCAATGTACTGGCACAAACGCTTGATGAGCATGAAATTGCGTTGATTTCGGCTGACTCTGCGCGGTTTCAGGCATGTTTTACCTTATTCTTTTCCCTCAAAGAAAGTTTTTTTAAGGCGGCTTACGGGAATGTTGGTCACTATTTTGGTTTTGAAGCGATTTCAATATTCAAGATTGATTTTGTTAACCAGAGTATGGATTTTGTCTTAAAAGAGACACTGAGTCCGCAGCTTGTCAAAGGTAAAACCGCACGTGGTTATTTTAGAGTATTGCCTGAGCGGCAGTATGTCACGGTTGTGGAGTTAACGGCTTGCTCCGCTACATTCGCCGAATGA
- the fabD gene encoding ACP S-malonyltransferase has protein sequence MSIRVYMFPGQGSQQRGMGEGLFGQFADLTRIANEILGYSIETLCLDDPDGNLNRTQYTQPAIYVVNALSYFRKLKETGTRPDFVLGHSLGEFNALLAAECFDFATGLKLVKKRGELMGQADGGGMAAVLGASEAQVRELLKTKRLDHIDLANFNTPSQIVISGPRNDIMNAADDFEHSNIRYVPLNTSGAFHSRLMRGSMEKFEKYLQNFQFSALKIPVIANTTARPYQDETLFSCLAQQIASPVRWAESIQYLMSLGTVEFTELGHSEVVRSLVEKIKAETTEAELQAIRLQRDADGANAAESTDGSMHNRTLAAAQKVAQWNSRFQIGQKVRSSILNTEVETRTEAVLLFQHRAAIYLKGYNGYFELDELKPV, from the coding sequence GTTTCCGGGACAAGGCTCCCAGCAACGAGGCATGGGAGAGGGGTTGTTCGGTCAGTTTGCTGATTTGACCCGCATTGCCAACGAGATTCTGGGTTATTCCATTGAGACACTCTGTCTTGATGATCCTGACGGAAATCTGAACCGGACACAATATACCCAACCGGCAATTTATGTTGTCAATGCGCTGTCTTATTTCAGGAAACTGAAAGAAACCGGCACCCGTCCGGATTTTGTTTTAGGCCATAGCTTAGGCGAATTTAACGCATTGCTGGCCGCAGAATGTTTTGATTTTGCCACTGGTCTGAAGCTGGTGAAAAAACGCGGTGAATTGATGGGGCAGGCCGACGGCGGTGGTATGGCGGCGGTACTGGGAGCGAGTGAAGCTCAGGTGCGGGAATTATTGAAAACCAAAAGGCTAGATCATATTGATTTAGCTAACTTTAATACGCCATCGCAAATTGTGATTTCGGGTCCCCGTAACGATATCATGAATGCCGCAGATGACTTCGAACATAGCAACATCAGATATGTTCCCTTAAATACCAGTGGTGCTTTTCACTCCAGGCTAATGCGCGGCTCAATGGAGAAATTTGAAAAATACCTGCAAAACTTTCAGTTCTCGGCGTTGAAAATCCCGGTGATTGCCAATACCACGGCCCGGCCATATCAGGATGAAACGCTGTTTAGCTGTCTGGCTCAACAAATTGCCAGCCCGGTTCGCTGGGCCGAAAGTATCCAGTATCTAATGAGCCTGGGAACGGTTGAATTTACGGAATTGGGTCATAGTGAAGTGGTGCGTAGTCTGGTCGAGAAAATAAAAGCAGAGACGACAGAAGCCGAACTACAGGCCATTCGCTTACAACGTGACGCCGATGGAGCGAATGCTGCTGAATCTACCGACGGGTCGATGCATAACAGAACGCTAGCGGCGGCCCAGAAGGTTGCTCAATGGAACAGCCGGTTCCAGATCGGGCAAAAGGTTCGCTCCAGTATTTTGAATACGGAAGTGGAGACCCGGACAGAAGCTGTTTTGCTGTTTCAGCACCGTGCGGCGATCTATCTGAAAGGTTATAACGGCTATTTCGAACTGGATGAGCTAAAACCGGTATAA